From the Xyrauchen texanus isolate HMW12.3.18 chromosome 49, RBS_HiC_50CHRs, whole genome shotgun sequence genome, one window contains:
- the LOC127640609 gene encoding uncharacterized protein LOC127640609 isoform X1, translated as MLVQVKYSEQQKYVKLDCIDGRFDFMLFNLKVIERFCLPPDAKVLFKDATGTEVDAEIFSDLVGQSNVVLTVFSNDEFSDYSSISETSDSYSTSASTVILDEVANKRPRTEYTSALSAKQLVEDVLKFKSGGEAVLQEYQETETLTDATRRHMINILVSHMIDTHGQLPTKAIREQYAHGIVVLFPSLRDPYSKKGYEHFYDAASNTGYIAWRMKTVHRKIRRGSVLPDSSLDVSPGGPKCQRATNFEDQLDGDACKEAMSLLNHATEKLLIFQKMRQTFQHRQKLVKDPGSSVDILSTFPRFMDTKGLVDQDFTLLFDAEISSRLLQKWDTFFRPNVIKEAKQLSSTAELSQLLLSAEGDLDEARIYDQEMASLLLLIHLLPPPPGGPKSPKISAFMLQFGGAPPKQPASAPVPPCSWTSEKQD; from the exons atgctggtcCAGGTCAAGTACAGCGAACAGCAGAAGTATGTGAAACTGGATTGTATTGATGGACGGTTTGACTTTATGCTATTTAATCTAAAAG TCATCGAGAGATTTTGCTTGCCTCCGGATGCAAAAGTTTTATTCAAGGATGCAACAGGGACTGAAGTCGATGCAGAAATATTCAGCGACCTCGTTGGACAAAGCAATGTGGTGCTGACCGTTTTCTCAAACGATG aATTTTCAGACTACTCTTCCATATCTGAGACATCTGACTCATACAGCACAAGTGCATCAACTGTAATCTTAGATGAGGTCGCTAACAAAAGACCAAGAACTGAGTATACATCTGCACTGTCTGCTAAACAG ttggTTGAAGATGTGCTTAAATTCAAGTCTGGTGGTGAAGCAGTACTACAGGAGTATCAAGAAACAGAAACTCTTACAGATGCCACAAGAAGACACATGATAAACATTCTGGTGTCTCACATGATTGATACACACGG GCAACTCCCAACTAAAGCAATCAGAGAACAGTATGCTCATGGCATCGTGGTGCTGTTCCCTTCCCTCAGAGATCCATATTCTAAGAAAGGCTAC GAACACTTCTATGATGCTGCAAGCAACACAGGATACATCGCCTGGCGTATGAAAACAGTCCACAGGAAGATTCGTCGAGGATCTGTGCTACCAGACAGCTCTCTTGATGTTTCTCCAGGAGGCCCTAAATGCCAAAGGGCTACTAATTTTGAAGATCAACTTGATGGGGATGCTTGCAAAGAGGCCATGTCTTTGCTCAACCATGCCACAGAAAAGTTACTAATTTTCCAGAAGATGAGACAGACCTTTCAGCATCGCCAGAAGCTTGTTAAAGATCCAGGCTCTAGTGTTGATATCCTCTCCACCTTCCCAAGATTCATGGATACAAAGGGGCTG GTGGATCAAGACTTCACTCTCCTCTTTGATGCTGAGATATCCTCCAGGCTGCTTCAAAAGTGGGACACGTTCTTCAGGCCAAATGTCATAAAAGAAGCCAAGCAGCTATCATCAACAGCAGAGTTGAGTCAGTTGTTGCTGTCAGCAGAAGGTGATCTTGACGAGGCAAGAA TCTACGACCAGGAAATGGCATCCCTTCTGTTACTGATACATCTTCTTCCACCACCACCAGGAGGACCGAAGTCTCCAAAAATCAGTGCAT TCATGCTCCAGTTTGGAGGAGCACCTCCGAAACAACCGGCATCAGCACCCGTACCTCCTTGCAGTTGGACGTCAGAAAAGCAAGATTGA
- the LOC127640609 gene encoding uncharacterized protein LOC127640609 isoform X2, giving the protein MLFNLKVIERFCLPPDAKVLFKDATGTEVDAEIFSDLVGQSNVVLTVFSNDEFSDYSSISETSDSYSTSASTVILDEVANKRPRTEYTSALSAKQLVEDVLKFKSGGEAVLQEYQETETLTDATRRHMINILVSHMIDTHGQLPTKAIREQYAHGIVVLFPSLRDPYSKKGYEHFYDAASNTGYIAWRMKTVHRKIRRGSVLPDSSLDVSPGGPKCQRATNFEDQLDGDACKEAMSLLNHATEKLLIFQKMRQTFQHRQKLVKDPGSSVDILSTFPRFMDTKGLVDQDFTLLFDAEISSRLLQKWDTFFRPNVIKEAKQLSSTAELSQLLLSAEGDLDEARIYDQEMASLLLLIHLLPPPPGGPKSPKISAFMLQFGGAPPKQPASAPVPPCSWTSEKQD; this is encoded by the exons ATGCTATTTAATCTAAAAG TCATCGAGAGATTTTGCTTGCCTCCGGATGCAAAAGTTTTATTCAAGGATGCAACAGGGACTGAAGTCGATGCAGAAATATTCAGCGACCTCGTTGGACAAAGCAATGTGGTGCTGACCGTTTTCTCAAACGATG aATTTTCAGACTACTCTTCCATATCTGAGACATCTGACTCATACAGCACAAGTGCATCAACTGTAATCTTAGATGAGGTCGCTAACAAAAGACCAAGAACTGAGTATACATCTGCACTGTCTGCTAAACAG ttggTTGAAGATGTGCTTAAATTCAAGTCTGGTGGTGAAGCAGTACTACAGGAGTATCAAGAAACAGAAACTCTTACAGATGCCACAAGAAGACACATGATAAACATTCTGGTGTCTCACATGATTGATACACACGG GCAACTCCCAACTAAAGCAATCAGAGAACAGTATGCTCATGGCATCGTGGTGCTGTTCCCTTCCCTCAGAGATCCATATTCTAAGAAAGGCTAC GAACACTTCTATGATGCTGCAAGCAACACAGGATACATCGCCTGGCGTATGAAAACAGTCCACAGGAAGATTCGTCGAGGATCTGTGCTACCAGACAGCTCTCTTGATGTTTCTCCAGGAGGCCCTAAATGCCAAAGGGCTACTAATTTTGAAGATCAACTTGATGGGGATGCTTGCAAAGAGGCCATGTCTTTGCTCAACCATGCCACAGAAAAGTTACTAATTTTCCAGAAGATGAGACAGACCTTTCAGCATCGCCAGAAGCTTGTTAAAGATCCAGGCTCTAGTGTTGATATCCTCTCCACCTTCCCAAGATTCATGGATACAAAGGGGCTG GTGGATCAAGACTTCACTCTCCTCTTTGATGCTGAGATATCCTCCAGGCTGCTTCAAAAGTGGGACACGTTCTTCAGGCCAAATGTCATAAAAGAAGCCAAGCAGCTATCATCAACAGCAGAGTTGAGTCAGTTGTTGCTGTCAGCAGAAGGTGATCTTGACGAGGCAAGAA TCTACGACCAGGAAATGGCATCCCTTCTGTTACTGATACATCTTCTTCCACCACCACCAGGAGGACCGAAGTCTCCAAAAATCAGTGCAT TCATGCTCCAGTTTGGAGGAGCACCTCCGAAACAACCGGCATCAGCACCCGTACCTCCTTGCAGTTGGACGTCAGAAAAGCAAGATTGA
- the LOC127640525 gene encoding DET1 homolog, whose translation MAAHNNTTSEDDFPTLKPRRIQNQNVVHRLERRRIYSGAPGAHWYRVRCFHQNLFPNFTVVNVEKPPCFLRKFSPDGRCFIAFSSDQTSLEIYEYQGCQAAEDLLQVQEGETLANGNDQRSLNIRGRLFERFFSLLHVTNVASNGEHLNRECSLFTDDCRYVIVGSAAYLPEEPHPHFFEVYRNNESVTPNPRSPLEDYSLHIIDLHTGRLCDTRTFKCDKIILSHNQGLYLYRNILAVLSVQQQTIHVFQVTPEGTFLDVRTIGRFCYEDDLLTLSAVYSEAQAEGQPGFSRLYKEKTINSLKHRLLVYLWRRAEQDGSAMAKRRFFQFFDQLRQLRMWKMQLLDEHHLFIKYTSEDVVTLRVTDPSQPSFFVVYNMLTTEVIAVFENTSDKLLELFENFCDLFRNATLHSEAVQFPCSASSNNFARQVQRRFKDTIVNAKYGGHTEAVRRLLGQLPISAQSYSSSPYLDLSLFSYDDKWVSVMERPKTCGDHPIRFYARDSGLLKFKIQAGLLGRPINHAVRRLVAFTFHPFEPFAISVQRTNAEYVVNFHMRHGCV comes from the exons ATGGCTGCTCACAACAACACAACATCAGAAGATGATTTCCCAACTTTGAAGCCCAGACGCATCCAGAACCAGAATGTTGTCCACCGACTAGAGAGACGTCGGATCTATTCGGGTGCCCCTGGAGCTCACTGGTACCGTGTGCGCTGCTTCCACCAGAACCTCTTCCCCAACTTCACTGTGGTGAATGTAGAGAAGCCTCCCTGCTTCCTGCGCAAGTTCTCCCCTGATGGACGGTGTTTCATTGCCTTCTCCTCTGATCAGACTTCCCTGGAGATCTACGAGTACCAGGGATGCCAAGCAGCAGAAGACCTTCTCCAAGTCCAGGAGGGCGAAACCCTGGCTAATGGGAATGACCAGCGGTCCCTCAACATCAGAGGCAGGCTATTTGAACGTTTCTTCTCTCTTCTCCATGTCACCAATGTGGCCTCCAACGGTGAACACTTGAACAGAGAGTGCAGTCTGTTTACAGACGACTGCCGTTATGTGATTGTTGGCTCTGCTGCCTACTTGCCCGAAGAACCTCATCCGCACTTTTTTGAGGTGTATCGCAACAATGAGTCGGTGACACCGAATCCACGCTCTCCTCTTGAAGACTACTCTCTACACATTATAGACCTGCACACGGGCCGACTGTGTGATACACGCACCTTTAAGTGTGACAAGATCATTCTCTCACACAATCAGGGTCTCTACCTGTACAGAAATATACTTGCTGTGCTCTCTGTGCAGCAGCAGACCATACATGTCTTTCAG GTGACACCAGAAGGAACATTCCTTGACGTCCGCACCATAGGACGTTTTTGTTATGAGGATGACCTCCTGACTCTGTCTGCGGTTTACTCTGAGGCCCAGGCTGAAGGCCAGCCCGGTTTCTCTCGCCTGTATAAAGAGAAAACCATCAACTCCCTGAAGCACCGACTGCTTGTGTACCTCTGGAGGAGGGCAGAGCAGGACGGCAGTGCCATGGCTAAGCGGCGGTTCTTTCAGTTCTTCGATCAGCTCAGGCAACTGCGCATGTGGAAGATGCAACTCCTGGATGAACACCACCTCTTTATTAAGTACACTAGCGAAGACGTGGTCACACTGAGGGTCACTGACCCCTCGCAG CCTTCATTCTTTGTGGTTTACAACATGCTGACGACTGAAGTGATTGCGGTTTTCGAGAACACTTCAGATAAACTTCTGGAGCTTTTCGAGAACTTCTGTGACCTCTTCCGAAACGCCACTCTCCACAGCGAGGCTGTGCAGTTCCCGTGTTCTGCTTCCAGCAACAattttgctcgtcaagtgcaacgCAG GTTCAAAGACACCATAGTGAATGCCAAATATGGAGGGCACACAGAGGCGGTCAGGAGGCTTCTTGGACAGCTTCCCATCAGTGCCCAGTCATACAGCAGCAGTCCATATCTGGACCTCTCCCTCTTCAGCTACGATGACAAGTGGGTGTCTGTAATGGAACGGCCGAAGACCTGCGGTGATCATCCCATACG TTTCTACGCGAGGGACTCGGGGTTGCTGAAATTTAAGATCCAGGCAGGCCTGCTGGGCAGACCCATTAACCACGCAGTCAGAAGACTGGTAGCATTCACTTTCCATCCATTTGAGCCCTTTGCCATCTCCGTGCAGCGCACCAATGCCGAATACGTTGTCAACTTCCACATGCGCCATGGATGTGTATGA